One Marinilactibacillus sp. Marseille-P9653 genomic window carries:
- a CDS encoding IS3 family transposase (programmed frameshift) — translation MSTRRPRRTYTEAFKKQIVDLHKAGKSRKEIIEEYDLTGSAFDKWVRQHNQTGSFKEKDNLTPEQKELKELRKANTQLQMENDILKQAALIFGRKFEVIKRNKHNYSISAMCRALEISRGSYYYEVIKKESDAELEQAIIEEFAKSKNNYGTRKLKKRLKKRAFIVSRRRIGHIMKKFHLVSKYDRPSYKPQKSGVNQAKIENALNREFNPKEPMKAIVTDLTYVKVANKWFYVCFILDLFNREIIGYSAGPNKTADLVLQALATVKGDLHTVNVFHTDRGKEFDNHTIDELLDTFDIVRSLSRKGNPYDNAVAESTYKSFKFEFVYDNTFHTLYELQVQLMDYVHWWNHFRPHGSLDYESPIDYRKDWEQEQTEIEVCKSVVPQLVETSLSFS, via the exons ATGTCTACTCGTCGTCCACGCCGAACTTATACAGAAGCATTTAAGAAACAAATTGTTGATTTACACAAAGCAGGAAAATCAAGAAAAGAAATCATAGAAGAATATGATCTTACAGGATCGGCTTTTGACAAATGGGTACGTCAACATAATCAAACCGGTTCATTCAAAGAAAAAGATAACTTAACACCTGAACAGAAAGAATTAAAAGAATTAAGAAAAGCCAATACCCAGCTTCAAATGGAAAATGATATTTTAAAGCAAGCGGCGCTGATATTCGGGCGAAAGT TCGAAGTAATCAAACGCAACAAACATAACTATTCTATATCAGCGATGTGCCGTGCCCTTGAGATCAGTAGAGGATCTTATTATTACGAAGTAATAAAGAAAGAAAGTGACGCGGAACTCGAACAAGCGATTATTGAAGAGTTTGCCAAAAGCAAAAACAATTATGGCACGCGTAAACTGAAGAAAAGATTGAAGAAGCGTGCGTTTATCGTATCTCGTCGGAGAATTGGACACATTATGAAAAAGTTCCATCTGGTGTCCAAGTATGATAGACCATCATACAAACCACAAAAGAGTGGCGTCAATCAAGCGAAGATTGAAAACGCATTGAACCGTGAGTTCAATCCGAAAGAGCCGATGAAAGCTATCGTCACGGACTTGACCTATGTCAAAGTTGCCAATAAGTGGTTCTATGTTTGTTTTATTTTAGACTTGTTTAACCGCGAGATCATCGGGTATTCTGCTGGACCAAATAAGACAGCTGACTTAGTCCTGCAGGCTCTCGCTACAGTTAAGGGAGATTTACATACGGTCAACGTGTTCCATACTGACCGGGGAAAAGAATTCGACAACCATACCATTGATGAATTACTGGATACCTTTGATATTGTGCGCTCGTTAAGTAGAAAAGGGAATCCTTACGACAATGCCGTAGCGGAGTCCACGTATAAATCATTTAAGTTTGAATTTGTCTACGACAACACATTCCATACACTCTATGAACTGCAAGTCCAACTTATGGACTACGTCCATTGGTGGAATCATTTTCGCCCACATGGATCATTGGACTACGAATCTCCTATCGATTATCGAAAAGATTGGGAACAGGAACAGACTGAAATTGAAGTCTGCAAATCCGTTGTTCCCCAGCTGGTCGAAACTAGCCTCTCATTCAGTTAG
- a CDS encoding TraX family protein — protein MKAIKTLVHLKEVGLNANLLKILAVTAMLVDHGFRLFTEEGTQERWWVHLFGRLAMPIICYLVAESHHYTTNKKRYMWRIFLFAIISHIPYVAYFNLSYFRATSVMWTILLGVIGLEIVKNEKVHTIYKILGIALCCLLAVPANWHYVGVLWIVSFGIFRDNFSKKVIAFAIIGILLYIYPGLQDLGMQATYRFGQLLVIPILYLYNGQPGKRNKFSRWAFYWFYPMHLVLLLGIRYFFF, from the coding sequence ATGAAAGCAATTAAAACATTAGTACACTTAAAAGAAGTTGGCTTAAATGCAAATTTATTAAAAATACTTGCAGTAACAGCAATGCTTGTTGATCATGGGTTTCGTCTGTTTACAGAAGAAGGTACACAAGAAAGATGGTGGGTACATTTATTTGGTCGTTTAGCTATGCCGATAATTTGTTATTTAGTTGCAGAGAGTCATCATTATACGACAAATAAGAAAAGGTATATGTGGCGTATATTCTTATTTGCTATTATTTCGCATATTCCGTATGTTGCTTATTTTAATTTGAGTTATTTTCGAGCGACTAGTGTTATGTGGACGATATTACTCGGTGTAATAGGATTAGAAATTGTAAAAAACGAAAAGGTACATACAATATACAAAATTCTTGGAATTGCTTTGTGTTGTCTGCTGGCAGTACCTGCAAACTGGCACTATGTAGGAGTGCTTTGGATTGTTTCTTTTGGAATATTCCGTGACAATTTTTCTAAGAAAGTAATAGCTTTTGCGATTATTGGAATACTACTCTATATCTATCCAGGCTTGCAAGACCTTGGAATGCAAGCCACTTACCGGTTTGGACAGTTACTAGTTATACCCATTCTTTATCTGTATAACGGACAACCCGGTAAGCGAAATAAATTCTCAAGATGGGCATTCTATTGGTTTTATCCAATGCATTTAGTTTTATTACTCGGAATAAGGTATTTCTTTTTTTGA
- a CDS encoding tetratricopeptide repeat protein: MNYQCAWSYDLLREEEKAVPFYKKAIDLGLDGEDLEGALLGLASTYRTLGRYEESERTFLKGLELFPTNNAVKVFFAMTL, translated from the coding sequence ATAAATTATCAATGTGCTTGGAGCTATGACTTACTAAGAGAAGAGGAAAAAGCTGTTCCTTTTTATAAAAAAGCAATTGATCTTGGACTAGATGGAGAAGATTTAGAAGGTGCTTTGTTAGGTTTAGCAAGTACGTATAGAACACTGGGGAGATACGAAGAATCGGAAAGAACTTTCTTAAAGGGATTAGAACTTTTTCCTACTAATAACGCAGTGAAAGTTTTCTTTGCTATGACGCTTTAA
- a CDS encoding IS3 family transposase (programmed frameshift) encodes MSTRRPRRTYTEAFKKQIVDLHKAGKSRKEIIEEYDLTGSAFDKWVRQHNQTGSFKEKDNLTPEQKELKELRKANTQLQMENDILKQAALIFGRKFEVIKRNKHNYSISAMCRALEISRGSYYYEVIKKESDAELEQAIIEEFAKSKNNYGTRKLKKRLKKRAFIVSRRRIGHIMKKFHLVSKYDRPSYKPQKSGVNQAKIENALNREFNPKEPMKAIVTDLTYVKVANKWFYVCFILDLFNREIIGYSAGPNKTADLVLQALATVKGDLHTVNVFHTDRGKEFDNHTIDELLDTFNIVRSLSRKGNPYDNAVAESTYKSFKFEFVYDNTFHTLYELQVQLMDYVHWWNHFRPHGSLDYESPIDYRKDWEQEQSEIEVCKSVVPQLVETGLSFS; translated from the exons ATGTCTACTCGTCGTCCACGCCGAACTTATACAGAAGCATTTAAGAAACAAATTGTTGATTTACACAAAGCAGGAAAATCAAGAAAAGAAATCATAGAAGAATATGATCTTACAGGATCGGCTTTTGACAAATGGGTACGTCAACATAATCAAACCGGTTCATTCAAAGAAAAAGATAACTTAACACCTGAACAGAAAGAATTAAAAGAATTAAGAAAAGCCAATACCCAGCTTCAAATGGAAAATGATATTTTAAAGCAAGCGGCGCTGATATTCGGGCGAAAGT TCGAAGTAATCAAACGCAATAAACATAACTATTCTATATCAGCGATGTGCCGTGCCCTTGAGATCAGTAGAGGATCTTATTATTACGAAGTAATAAAGAAAGAAAGTGACGCGGAACTCGAACAAGCGATTATTGAAGAGTTTGCCAAAAGCAAAAACAATTATGGCACGCGTAAACTGAAGAAAAGATTGAAGAAGCGTGCGTTTATCGTATCTCGTCGGAGAATTGGACACATTATGAAAAAGTTCCATCTGGTGTCCAAGTATGATAGACCATCATACAAACCACAAAAGAGTGGCGTCAATCAAGCGAAGATTGAAAACGCATTGAACCGTGAGTTCAATCCGAAAGAGCCGATGAAAGCTATCGTCACGGACTTGACCTATGTCAAAGTTGCCAATAAGTGGTTCTATGTTTGTTTTATTTTAGACTTGTTTAACCGCGAGATCATCGGGTATTCTGCTGGACCAAATAAGACAGCTGACTTAGTCCTACAGGCTCTCGCTACAGTTAAGGGAGATTTACATACGGTCAACGTGTTCCATACTGACCGGGGAAAAGAATTCGACAACCATACCATTGATGAGTTACTGGATACCTTTAATATTGTGCGCTCGTTAAGTAGAAAAGGGAATCCTTACGACAATGCCGTAGCGGAGTCCACGTATAAATCATTTAAGTTTGAATTTGTCTACGACAACACATTCCATACACTCTATGAACTGCAGGTCCAACTTATGGACTACGTCCATTGGTGGAATCATTTTCGCCCACATGGATCATTGGACTACGAATCTCCTATCGATTATCGAAAAGATTGGGAACAGGAACAGTCTGAAATTGAAGTCTGCAAATCCGTTGTTCCCCAGCTGGTCGAAACTGGCCTCTCATTCAGTTAG
- a CDS encoding type II toxin-antitoxin system HicA family toxin, producing MPMTPKQMVKLLKKNGFVKLRQDGSHLFMFNEITNKRTTVPMHNKDLAKGIEHAILKQAGLK from the coding sequence ATGCCAATGACGCCAAAACAGATGGTTAAACTGTTGAAGAAAAATGGCTTCGTTAAATTAAGACAAGATGGTTCACACCTTTTCATGTTTAACGAAATAACCAACAAACGTACCACTGTCCCAATGCACAATAAGGACTTAGCAAAAGGTATAGAACATGCCATTTTAAAGCAAGCAGGGCTGAAATAG
- a CDS encoding type II toxin-antitoxin system HicB family antitoxin, with translation MSNKFVYIATFEKDGDYIVVNFPDVEGAFTQGENYKEAYEKAEEVLGSLLSEMSEYPVSSTAEEINSLYPKSMLGLVEVDLEAFRRKYRSNKVRRNISVPEWLNELATTNKINVSEVTVEALREKLNV, from the coding sequence ATGTCAAACAAATTTGTTTATATCGCTACTTTTGAAAAAGATGGAGATTATATAGTTGTAAACTTTCCTGATGTTGAAGGTGCATTTACACAAGGAGAAAACTATAAGGAAGCTTATGAGAAAGCTGAAGAAGTACTAGGTAGTTTATTATCAGAAATGAGTGAATATCCAGTAAGCTCTACTGCTGAAGAGATTAATAGTTTATATCCTAAATCTATGCTAGGACTAGTAGAAGTTGATTTAGAAGCATTTAGAAGGAAGTATAGATCTAATAAAGTAAGAAGAAACATTTCTGTACCAGAATGGTTAAATGAACTAGCAACTACTAATAAAATAAATGTATCTGAAGTTACGGTAGAAGCATTAAGAGAAAAATTAAACGTATAA
- a CDS encoding ParA family protein: MKAKTYVIGNFKGGVGKSTAAQMLGFRSAQKGRKTCIIDLDMQGNTSDVCSLTHMNFSSEEGGGDNEGLNFENTVADVLMNEAPLESAIYQVVNNLDIIPANIAFEMYDDWIKENYNSSIDQFKYMERVFAPLFEMYDVIYLDVPPSISVYSKSAMYLADWAIVILQTQVKSMRNAMQYLEYMEFFTEEFDTTLQVAGIIPFMLEASDAVDKEMYENAKEIYGNHLLKTIVLKNARLKRYDGSGITMEKTTKGRLKQWDRKSHELFDSILEELDEHETWYEE, from the coding sequence ATGAAAGCAAAAACTTATGTAATTGGAAATTTTAAAGGAGGTGTTGGTAAAAGTACAGCAGCTCAGATGTTAGGTTTTCGATCAGCTCAAAAGGGTAGAAAAACATGCATCATAGATTTAGACATGCAAGGAAATACTTCGGACGTCTGTAGTTTAACACATATGAACTTTTCTTCAGAAGAAGGCGGAGGAGACAATGAAGGATTAAACTTTGAAAATACTGTCGCAGATGTCTTAATGAATGAAGCTCCTTTAGAAAGTGCAATATACCAGGTAGTTAATAATTTGGATATAATACCGGCTAATATAGCGTTTGAAATGTATGACGACTGGATTAAGGAGAATTATAATAGTTCTATTGATCAATTTAAATATATGGAACGAGTATTTGCACCGTTATTTGAAATGTATGACGTAATATATTTAGATGTACCACCTTCTATATCAGTTTATAGTAAATCAGCGATGTATTTAGCTGACTGGGCCATAGTCATTTTACAAACACAAGTTAAGTCAATGAGAAATGCTATGCAATATCTAGAATACATGGAGTTTTTTACAGAAGAATTCGATACTACACTACAGGTAGCTGGAATAATCCCATTTATGTTAGAAGCAAGCGACGCAGTTGATAAAGAAATGTACGAAAATGCAAAAGAAATATACGGGAATCATTTACTTAAAACTATAGTATTGAAAAATGCCAGATTGAAAAGATATGATGGTTCTGGAATTACTATGGAAAAAACTACAAAAGGTCGATTAAAACAATGGGATCGCAAAAGCCATGAATTGTTTGATTCTATACTTGAAGAACTAGATGAGCATGAAACTTGGTACGAGGAATAG
- a CDS encoding primase C-terminal domain-containing protein: MYITTDVYSIITKNGIRKYKYKNSKGCPPNFKEAPGKKGVTFAFRNKEAMTQARGFIMGSEEAIYENKDKISHWTPNVYSWGGYIDPNRKHVMGFFEENLQQINTFVIDFDCSKESVSSDDILVAGLELNTVPTLILETPNGYQAYFVLDQPSYISKANEFKSLRTNKAIVRSLKVAFSKEIEGVDFGCNPFGIFRFPREDNIVYYDPTNLFDFKKLMAWSMKISDDQKQERQLLQKDNFRNADFKQTKTSWFRSLLNVKTIKGGKGLLGRNSAIFTASLACYSSKMEKEDCIDLMDEFNTFLANPLSDREVKKIVRSAYSGRYSGASAQYIQVLEEQWGISQNRSESLNKGVWYKFAKPREEREKTHYSEYRLDLIHLIEQKTKNQQAFIQMTRKELMKELNIPESSLKDLLRMLKEDHYVIIQTKPGRGGYTRLGTTKSIVISLLGQKKEQYAKQKKNLVKSLPKAEQVIKEVEDIQFKKEHWDSNLSLEIIDTS, from the coding sequence TTGTATATAACAACAGATGTCTATTCTATAATTACGAAAAATGGTATAAGAAAATATAAATATAAGAATAGCAAAGGCTGCCCACCGAACTTTAAAGAAGCTCCTGGTAAAAAAGGCGTGACTTTTGCTTTTCGCAACAAAGAAGCTATGACTCAAGCTAGAGGGTTCATTATGGGTTCAGAAGAGGCGATTTACGAGAATAAGGACAAGATCTCTCACTGGACACCGAACGTCTACAGCTGGGGTGGATACATAGATCCAAATAGAAAACATGTCATGGGTTTCTTTGAAGAAAACCTACAACAGATTAATACGTTCGTGATCGATTTTGATTGTTCTAAAGAGAGCGTAAGCAGTGACGATATCCTAGTAGCTGGGCTTGAACTCAATACCGTTCCTACGTTGATCCTAGAGACCCCTAACGGCTATCAAGCTTACTTTGTGTTGGACCAACCCAGCTATATTTCCAAAGCAAATGAGTTCAAGTCTTTGAGAACCAATAAGGCCATTGTGAGATCCTTAAAAGTAGCCTTTTCAAAAGAAATTGAAGGGGTCGACTTTGGCTGCAATCCTTTCGGTATTTTTAGATTCCCACGTGAAGATAATATTGTCTACTATGATCCAACGAACTTATTCGATTTCAAAAAGCTCATGGCGTGGTCCATGAAAATTAGTGATGATCAAAAACAAGAAAGACAGTTACTTCAGAAAGATAATTTTAGAAACGCTGATTTTAAACAAACAAAAACGAGCTGGTTTAGAAGCTTATTGAACGTGAAGACGATAAAAGGTGGTAAAGGATTGTTGGGACGAAATTCCGCAATTTTTACGGCCTCTTTGGCATGTTACTCTTCAAAAATGGAAAAAGAGGACTGCATTGACCTAATGGACGAGTTCAATACGTTTTTGGCGAATCCACTATCCGATAGAGAAGTGAAGAAGATCGTTAGATCCGCTTATTCAGGGCGTTATAGTGGGGCTTCAGCGCAGTATATTCAAGTATTGGAAGAACAGTGGGGGATCTCTCAAAATCGCTCTGAGAGCTTAAATAAAGGTGTATGGTATAAGTTTGCAAAGCCTAGAGAAGAACGCGAGAAAACGCATTATTCGGAGTATCGGTTAGATCTTATTCACTTGATCGAGCAAAAAACGAAAAACCAACAAGCTTTTATTCAAATGACGAGAAAAGAATTGATGAAAGAGCTCAATATACCTGAATCAAGCCTTAAAGACCTTTTAAGAATGCTGAAGGAAGATCACTACGTGATCATTCAAACGAAGCCAGGCAGAGGCGGCTACACACGTCTAGGAACAACTAAAAGTATAGTCATTAGTTTATTAGGGCAAAAAAAGGAACAGTATGCGAAACAAAAAAAGAATCTAGTGAAGAGTTTGCCAAAAGCAGAACAAGTTATTAAAGAAGTGGAAGACATTCAGTTTAAAAAAGAACATTGGGATTCAAATCTATCTTTGGAGATCATTGATACCTCTTAA
- a CDS encoding aminoglycoside phosphotransferase family protein, protein MSKISEEFLEIMIKNYGKGVNDWVQKLPVLIGECEHKFGIRIEKAFDNLSYNYVVEGTKDDRLVVLKLSFLKEDLEKEVRALNAFQGRSVVEVIEHDEVLGALLMEQVVPGNALTSVGNDQEEVEIFCQVFEALHSPKLKVRDDYTSISKWFEGIQRYRKNYGSNGVIKEAAIGRAEELLEGLIQTTEASVLIHGDLHQGNILKDQKGEWKVIDPKGIVGDIHFETIQYLLNHIDREGDPDSVLKRRIKQMSDRLHLDKYRIVKWGIVRGILEACWTIENGDSWKNGLDIFERFNRLLTTI, encoded by the coding sequence TTGTCTAAAATTTCTGAAGAGTTTTTAGAAATAATGATAAAAAATTATGGTAAAGGTGTAAATGATTGGGTTCAAAAATTACCAGTTTTGATTGGTGAATGTGAGCATAAGTTTGGAATTAGAATCGAAAAAGCTTTTGATAATCTGTCTTATAACTATGTTGTAGAAGGAACAAAAGATGATCGATTAGTGGTTTTAAAACTTTCTTTTTTGAAAGAAGATCTTGAGAAGGAAGTTAGGGCTTTAAATGCTTTTCAAGGTAGAAGTGTTGTTGAAGTTATTGAGCATGATGAAGTATTAGGGGCTCTTTTAATGGAACAAGTTGTACCAGGAAATGCTTTGACTAGTGTAGGAAATGATCAGGAGGAAGTAGAGATATTTTGTCAGGTTTTTGAGGCTCTTCATAGCCCCAAATTAAAAGTAAGGGATGACTATACTTCTATCTCTAAATGGTTTGAAGGGATTCAGCGTTATCGAAAGAACTATGGATCAAATGGAGTGATTAAGGAAGCAGCTATTGGAAGGGCTGAAGAGTTATTAGAGGGGTTAATTCAGACTACTGAAGCGTCTGTTTTGATTCATGGAGACTTACACCAGGGGAATATTTTAAAGGATCAAAAAGGTGAGTGGAAGGTCATTGATCCAAAAGGTATTGTAGGGGATATACATTTCGAAACAATACAATATTTACTCAATCATATTGATCGTGAAGGTGATCCAGATAGCGTCCTAAAACGCCGTATAAAACAAATGTCTGATCGTCTCCATTTAGATAAGTATCGCATTGTAAAGTGGGGTATTGTTCGAGGTATTCTTGAAGCTTGTTGGACGATAGAAAACGGGGATAGTTGGAAAAATGGACTAGATATATTTGAGCGATTTAATAGATTACTGACTACAATTTAA
- the mobQ gene encoding MobQ family relaxase, producing the protein MAQYSFNCRIISRAKGQSAIASASYRSGEKLYSERYGVTSFYKREVPPETFILKPNHAPNWTLDREKLWNGVEKQETFPTAQLARSFTLALPREMTNEQQRDLLEDFVQDQLVDRGMVADVAIHREDDNNPHAHILTTVRPFDEHGEWGDKTKKEYLLDEEGKKQKTAAGNVRSRKVDLTGWGNKEIFKEWREEWATIQNKHLEKLGYSDRVTDKSYVEQGIKKIPTIHEGYVARQMEQNGRKSDRVEINRTIKKENYEVEYTRNEDNKKTGIQQSIERLLDTDKQQLLKLASALNLPSITSESVQESRRLLSNWERSTTINRDLGIAVKDSSQYKKIFTLHLEEAAEIVDKRNDRIIETYYPEVAEKNPANYYKKVLSEATIKEDRILTTEEVHTLLSEAKESQLNDRLQQLYRDPYSEDIKVFQKVFLKARKDKEAFLETHGIDLKDFKALTDVPEDVKLGLKKIEMKEQLAFESIKITEQYFEETIRSRYPTVDMKQLTLHEKESLSSLIDYYGDRFSEDQLIRAGQKELIQKYSHYERTLGLEYLNKFEKQSFTEVELAAIEKDPFKKELFHTVADTSKRKLFLAELEDQGAYGEDRPDTKKGQDSQVSSPNSLFSFLSNARLYEHLVQASEDNARRRLENSGDPKPRSAKKAPNRKTKHNRGSSSHY; encoded by the coding sequence ATGGCACAATATAGTTTTAATTGCAGGATCATTAGTAGAGCTAAAGGCCAAAGTGCCATAGCTAGTGCGAGCTATCGTAGTGGAGAAAAATTGTATAGTGAACGTTATGGTGTGACGAGTTTTTATAAAAGAGAAGTCCCTCCAGAAACGTTTATTTTGAAACCAAATCATGCACCCAATTGGACCCTGGATAGAGAAAAATTATGGAATGGTGTAGAGAAACAAGAGACGTTTCCTACAGCACAATTGGCCCGATCTTTTACCCTGGCCCTTCCAAGAGAAATGACAAATGAACAGCAAAGAGATTTACTAGAAGACTTTGTTCAGGACCAATTGGTGGATCGGGGAATGGTCGCAGATGTTGCGATTCATAGAGAAGATGATAATAACCCCCATGCCCATATTCTGACAACGGTTCGACCGTTTGATGAACATGGCGAATGGGGAGATAAAACAAAAAAAGAATATTTGTTAGACGAAGAAGGAAAAAAACAGAAAACAGCAGCTGGAAATGTTCGGTCCCGTAAAGTAGATTTAACCGGTTGGGGAAACAAAGAAATTTTCAAAGAGTGGAGAGAAGAATGGGCGACTATTCAAAATAAACACTTGGAAAAACTGGGCTATAGTGATCGTGTTACGGACAAAAGTTACGTGGAACAAGGCATTAAAAAAATTCCTACAATTCATGAAGGATATGTCGCAAGACAGATGGAACAGAACGGTCGAAAAAGTGATCGAGTAGAAATAAATCGGACGATAAAAAAAGAAAATTATGAAGTAGAATACACTAGAAATGAAGACAATAAAAAGACCGGTATTCAACAAAGTATTGAGCGGTTGTTGGATACGGATAAGCAACAATTATTAAAACTAGCCAGTGCCTTAAATTTGCCGTCTATTACGTCTGAAAGTGTACAAGAAAGTAGACGATTATTGTCGAATTGGGAACGATCTACTACGATTAATCGTGATCTAGGTATAGCGGTTAAAGACAGTAGTCAGTATAAAAAAATCTTTACGCTACATTTAGAAGAAGCTGCGGAAATTGTAGACAAAAGAAATGATCGAATCATTGAAACATATTACCCAGAAGTAGCTGAAAAAAATCCTGCGAACTATTATAAAAAAGTTTTATCGGAAGCAACGATCAAAGAAGATCGCATATTAACCACTGAAGAAGTTCACACGCTATTGAGTGAAGCTAAAGAGAGTCAATTAAATGATCGGTTGCAGCAACTTTACCGTGATCCTTACTCTGAAGATATAAAAGTTTTCCAAAAAGTCTTTCTGAAAGCTCGTAAAGATAAAGAAGCTTTTCTTGAAACACACGGGATAGATCTTAAAGATTTTAAAGCCTTAACGGATGTTCCTGAAGACGTGAAATTGGGTCTGAAAAAAATAGAAATGAAAGAACAGCTAGCGTTTGAATCGATTAAAATAACAGAACAGTATTTTGAAGAAACGATCCGATCTAGATATCCTACAGTCGATATGAAGCAACTTACGCTTCATGAAAAAGAAAGTCTTTCGAGTCTGATTGATTACTATGGTGATCGCTTCTCAGAAGATCAGCTTATTCGTGCTGGTCAAAAAGAACTGATCCAGAAATATAGTCATTACGAAAGAACGTTGGGACTAGAGTATCTCAATAAATTCGAGAAACAATCTTTTACGGAAGTGGAATTGGCAGCTATAGAAAAAGACCCGTTCAAAAAAGAATTGTTCCATACGGTTGCCGATACCAGCAAGCGGAAATTGTTTCTTGCCGAACTGGAAGATCAAGGAGCATACGGAGAGGATAGGCCTGATACAAAAAAAGGACAAGATAGCCAGGTAAGTTCACCGAATTCATTATTTTCATTTTTATCCAATGCTCGCTTGTATGAGCATTTGGTGCAGGCAAGTGAAGATAATGCGAGAAGACGTTTGGAGAATAGTGGTGATCCAAAACCAAGATCAGCGAAAAAAGCTCCAAATAGAAAAACAAAACACAATAGAGGCTCTTCAAGCCATTATTAA
- a CDS encoding IS6-like element IS1216 family transposase: protein MNHFKGKQFQQDVIIVAVGYYLRYNLSYREVQEILYDRDINVSHTTIYRWVQEYGKLLYQIWKKKNKKSFYSWKMDETYIKIKGKWHYLYRAIDADGLTLDIWLRKKRDTQAAYAFLKRLVKQFDEPKVVVTDKAPSITSAFKKLKEYGFYQGTEHRTIKYLNNLIEQDHRPVKRRNKFYRSLRTASTTIKGMEAIRGLYKKTRKEGTLFGFSVCTEIKVLLGIPA from the coding sequence ATGAATCATTTTAAAGGAAAGCAATTTCAGCAGGATGTGATTATTGTAGCCGTGGGCTACTATCTTCGTTATAACCTTAGCTATCGTGAAGTTCAAGAAATCTTATATGATCGTGACATTAACGTTTCTCATACGACGATTTATCGTTGGGTGCAAGAATATGGCAAACTACTCTATCAAATTTGGAAAAAGAAAAATAAAAAATCCTTTTATTCATGGAAAATGGATGAAACGTACATCAAAATTAAAGGAAAATGGCATTATTTGTATCGAGCCATCGATGCAGATGGTTTAACCTTGGATATTTGGTTACGTAAAAAACGGGACACACAAGCAGCCTATGCTTTTCTTAAGCGGTTAGTGAAGCAGTTTGATGAACCGAAGGTTGTAGTCACAGATAAAGCCCCCTCTATTACAAGTGCCTTTAAGAAACTAAAAGAATACGGCTTTTATCAAGGGACAGAACATCGTACCATTAAATACCTGAATAATTTGATTGAACAAGACCATCGTCCAGTAAAGAGACGCAATAAATTCTATCGAAGTTTACGCACTGCCTCTACCACGATTAAAGGCATGGAAGCCATTCGAGGATTATATAAGAAAACCCGAAAAGAAGGCACTCTCTTCGGGTTTTCGGTCTGTACTGAAATCAAGGTATTATTGGGAATCCCAGCTTAA
- a CDS encoding metalloregulator ArsR/SmtB family transcription factor: protein MIKDYCEVSLFDQEKVSRAKRNLSEQKPVEAAQVFKALSDDTRIKIAYALLLEDELCVCDVANIVGSTTATASHHLRLLRTLGLAKYRKEGKLVFYSLDDDHVKNLIKIAFAHQKEVVKVE from the coding sequence GTGATTAAAGATTACTGTGAAGTTTCGCTTTTTGATCAAGAAAAAGTTTCCAGGGCTAAAAGAAACCTGTCAGAGCAAAAACCAGTGGAGGCAGCACAAGTTTTTAAGGCCCTCTCTGATGATACAAGGATAAAGATTGCCTACGCTTTATTATTAGAGGACGAGTTATGTGTTTGTGATGTTGCAAATATCGTAGGCTCTACTACTGCAACAGCATCCCATCACTTAAGGTTGCTAAGAACTTTAGGTTTAGCCAAGTATCGTAAAGAGGGGAAATTAGTTTTCTACTCATTGGATGATGACCATGTAAAAAATCTCATAAAAATTGCTTTTGCACACCAAAAGGAGGTCGTTAAAGTTGAGTGA